One part of the Diadema setosum chromosome 6, eeDiaSeto1, whole genome shotgun sequence genome encodes these proteins:
- the LOC140230278 gene encoding uncharacterized protein has product MTSLELLLVAVIVTVMECADNRDYKLSMKRMTHPLYRPLVTCEPTYQTSAKSDLLFLAGHSAIYMARTEDLNFARVLNLTVGVNHMATDRTEQVLYWTDQERALHRFQLSDFSSQNLYPHRGFHIAISAKTRVIFVSLCEHGGCGISRISLETMTSLGEFLEIPKNAGSLSVDDTEG; this is encoded by the exons ATGACGTCACTAGAACTCCTTCTGGTTGCTGTAATCGTGACAG TAATGGAGTGTGCCGACAACCGTGACTACAAACTGAGCATGAAGCGGATGACGCATCCTCTCTACCGCCCTCTTGTGACTTGTGAGCCGACATACCAGACAAGTGCAA AGAGCGACCTGCTGTTTCTTGCCGGCCACAGTGCCATCTATATGGCAAGAACGGAAGACCTCAACTTTGCGAGAGTTTTAAACTTAACTGTCGGCGTCAACCACATGGCGACTGATCGGACTGAACAAGTGCTTTATTGGACAGATCAGGAACGAGCACTTCATCGTTTTCAACTCTCGGACTTTTCCTCTCAGAATCTTTACC CTCATCGCGGATTTCACATTGCCATATCTGCGAAGACCCGTGTTATCTTCGTCTCTCTCTGTGAGCACGGGGGGTGTGGCATAAGTCGCATTTCTTTGGAGACTATGACGTCCCTCGGAGAATTTCTCGAGATCCCGAAAAATGCTGGAAGCTTGTCTGTGGATGATACAGAAGGGTAG